A window from Bacteroidales bacterium encodes these proteins:
- a CDS encoding HAD hydrolase-like protein, whose translation MRSSYQHIIFDLDGTLSDSREGIFNAYYHTFEKLGISDPGKEKLQSLIGPPLQKGFSDVFGLQGEANQMAVKVFREYYAEKGLFENQLYDGMKDLIEKLFQSGATLYVATSKYIVYANQVLKHFGISQYFREIAGADYSGYASSKVELITGILRRNGIQDPLDVVIIGDTHYDINAATELAIDSIAVAYGFTPEEEVVTYNPDYLARKVSDLYRFLLYEN comes from the coding sequence ATGAGAAGTTCGTATCAACATATCATTTTTGACCTTGATGGCACGCTGTCTGATTCACGTGAAGGGATTTTTAACGCCTATTATCATACATTTGAAAAACTTGGAATTTCTGATCCCGGAAAGGAAAAACTTCAATCACTGATAGGACCTCCATTGCAGAAAGGATTTTCAGATGTTTTTGGATTGCAGGGTGAAGCCAATCAGATGGCCGTTAAAGTGTTTCGTGAATACTATGCTGAAAAAGGTCTTTTTGAAAACCAACTTTACGACGGAATGAAGGACCTTATTGAAAAGTTATTTCAGTCTGGCGCTACCCTCTATGTAGCTACTTCAAAGTATATCGTATATGCCAACCAGGTCTTAAAACATTTCGGCATTTCGCAATATTTCAGGGAAATTGCAGGCGCTGACTATAGTGGTTATGCATCATCAAAAGTTGAATTAATTACCGGGATACTCAGACGGAACGGAATCCAGGATCCCCTTGATGTGGTTATAATAGGCGATACTCACTACGATATCAACGCAGCCACTGAGCTTGCCATTGATTCGATTGCTGTTGCCTATGGATTTACTCCTGAAGAAGAAGTTGTTACTTATAATCCTGACTACCTGGCCAGAAAAGTAAGTGACCTGTACCGTTTTCTTTTATATGAAAACTAA
- a CDS encoding PLP-dependent transferase — MAEKVKKETEAIRIQAKRSEYHEHSVPVFETSSFIFSSAGEAEEIFKDETLGYSYTRFANPNTDELIKKLCALENAEDGVVTASGMAAVYVSMASLLRPGDHVLASRQLFGSTHVLLTQIFVKWGISHSYVDINNKDEWKENIMPNTRLLYVETPSNPGLDIADLAFLGRLASKNNLYFLVDNCFATPLLQNPLDFGADLVIHSTTKLIDGQGRTIGGAVVGNRDVIQDVRQFTKVTGPVMSPHTAWLLSKSLETLSPRLERHCSNALKLASMLEANKDVMWVKYPFLKSHPQYKTARKQMKAGGALISFELKGGTKRAHRFIDALKLVSISSNLGDSRTIITHPATTTHSKLSAEERKLSGITEGLLRVSVGLEHIDDLMADFAQAIQKT; from the coding sequence ATGGCAGAAAAAGTAAAGAAAGAAACAGAAGCAATACGGATCCAGGCGAAAAGATCGGAATATCACGAGCACAGTGTGCCGGTTTTTGAAACTTCAAGCTTTATCTTCAGCAGTGCAGGTGAGGCGGAAGAAATTTTTAAAGACGAAACACTGGGTTACAGCTATACACGTTTTGCCAACCCGAACACGGATGAACTTATAAAAAAGCTTTGTGCACTTGAAAACGCCGAAGATGGCGTTGTTACTGCATCGGGAATGGCTGCGGTTTATGTGAGCATGGCATCCTTACTCAGGCCGGGTGATCATGTTCTTGCATCCAGACAGTTGTTTGGCTCCACGCATGTGCTGTTGACCCAGATCTTTGTGAAATGGGGAATATCGCATTCATATGTGGATATTAATAACAAGGATGAGTGGAAAGAAAATATAATGCCCAATACAAGGCTTCTTTATGTTGAAACGCCTTCAAATCCGGGACTGGATATTGCAGATCTTGCATTCCTCGGTCGCCTTGCCAGTAAGAATAACCTTTATTTCCTGGTTGATAATTGTTTTGCGACCCCGTTATTGCAGAATCCTTTGGATTTTGGCGCTGATCTTGTCATTCATTCAACAACCAAACTGATTGACGGCCAGGGTCGCACAATCGGAGGTGCCGTTGTTGGTAACAGGGATGTAATTCAGGATGTAAGACAATTTACAAAAGTTACCGGACCGGTAATGTCACCACATACCGCATGGTTGTTGTCAAAAAGTCTTGAAACGCTTTCCCCCAGGCTCGAACGTCATTGTTCAAATGCCCTTAAACTGGCTTCAATGCTTGAGGCCAACAAAGATGTCATGTGGGTGAAATATCCTTTTTTAAAGTCGCATCCACAGTATAAAACGGCGAGAAAGCAGATGAAAGCCGGTGGTGCGTTAATCTCTTTCGAGCTGAAAGGCGGGACCAAAAGGGCCCACCGGTTCATCGATGCATTAAAGCTGGTTTCCATATCTTCAAACCTGGGTGATTCAAGAACCATCATAACACACCCGGCTACCACTACTCATTCAAAACTCAGTGCTGAGGAGAGAAAACTTTCCGGCATAACCGAAGGTTTGCTCAGGGTATCGGTTGGTCTTGAACATATTGATGACCTGATGGCTGATTTTGCCCAGGCCATCCAAAAAACATGA
- a CDS encoding 30S ribosomal protein THX: MGKGDKKSKRGKLFQGSYGVRRRKKGAKNATFIKPKDVKEPVKDVKDVKEVKDSKEVKDIKEVKDTHTAATAKPKAPAAKKEPRAKKTETT; this comes from the coding sequence ATGGGAAAAGGAGACAAAAAATCAAAAAGAGGAAAACTTTTTCAAGGTTCATACGGCGTAAGAAGACGTAAAAAAGGCGCTAAGAATGCTACATTCATTAAACCTAAAGATGTTAAAGAACCTGTAAAGGATGTTAAGGATGTAAAAGAAGTAAAAGACAGCAAAGAGGTGAAGGATATTAAGGAAGTAAAGGATACTCATACGGCAGCTACTGCAAAGCCCAAAGCACCCGCCGCAAAGAAAGAACCCAGGGCAAAAAAAACGGAAACAACCTGA